GAGGGGCAGGGCAGAGGAAAGAAGAGAACTCCTCACGATCATGCCGGGGACTGCACCTGCGGGTGCGGCAGAAAATAAGCCCGGGATCTGAGAGAGAGGCGCCTCTCAATCAACCTCAATTCTGCAGATCTCCCCGCATCCCGGGCAGGGTTCAGCCTCGAACTCGAGCGTGCTGTACCTCACGTCGAAGGCGAGGAGCCGGCGCCTGATCTCCCGTTTGATCGCTTCGGTCGCCGCGCAGTCGGACGCACAGGTCACCACGTGGGCGTCAAGGATGTTGATATGGGAGCAGAGGCTCCAGAGATGGACGTTGTGGACGTTTTTCACGCCGTCCACCCCTTCGATCGCACCGACCACCTCTTCGAAGTCCAGGCCGGAGGGTGTGTACTGGAGGAGGACCGAGACCGTCTCGCGCAGGAGGGGGTAGGACGAGGCGAGGATGACGACGGCGATCGCACCCGAGAGGAGGGGATCGACGAAGGTCTGGCCGGTGAGGGCGATCCAGAGTGCGGCGACGATCACCGCCGCCGAGGAGAGGGTGTCGCCGACGACATGGAGAAAGGCGCTGCGCACGTTGAGGTCGTCTCTTCCGTGGAGGATAGAGGCAACGGCGATGTTGGCGGCGAGACCGACCACCCCGACCGCCCCCATCAGTGGACCGCCCACGACGACCGGGGCGGAGAGGCGCTGCGCCGCCTCGTACAGGATCGCCCCGGCGAGGACGATCAGGAGGAGGCCGTTGACGAAGGCGACGAGCACCTCGACGCGGTGGTAGCCGAAGGTCCGAGTCTTCGTGGGCAGGCGCTCGGCGATGATCACCGCACCGAGTGAGAGGAGAAGGGCGAGAACGTCCCTGAACATGTGCCCGGCATCGGAGAGGAGAGCAAGGGAACCGGAAACGTATCCACCGGCCACCTCGAGGAGCATCACTACAGCCGTCAGCAGCACCGCCGCCGTCAGGGCGGCCCGGTCGCCGGTCCCGTGACCTGCCATGAACGGCATTTTGCCCCCTGAGCGTATGAACCTGACCCCATCGGCAGGGTTAAGAGGCGGCGCGGCCCACGGTTTTCCATGGACCTCACCGTTCTCTGCGACAATACGACCCTCATCGACCGGTATTTTCTGGGAGAGCCCGGGCTCTCCTTCCATATCAGGGACGGGGAGACGACGGTCCTCTTCGATCTCGGCTACTCAGACGTCTTCCTGCGGAACGCCGCAGCCATGGGGATCGACCTCCTCAGGACCGACGTCGTCGCCTTCTCCCACGCCCACCTCGACCACACCTGGGGCCTTCTGCCCCTGCTCGCCCACCGGGCCCGCGCCGTCATCGAGGGGCAGGAGCAGAACCCCCCGACCTTCCTCGCCCACCCGGCGATCTTCAGGAGCGTCACCGCGGGTGGCGTCCCGGAGATCGGGATGCCGGTGGACGAGACGACCCTTGCACGACAGGGGGAGGTCCGCCTTTCCAGCGAGCCCGTCTGGATCACCGACGACCTGGTCTTCCTGGGCGAGATCCCGCGGCGCTTCCCCTTTGAGGGCCAGAACGTCGTCGGAGAGTGCGATGGCGCCCCTGATACCGTCCCTGACGATACCGCCCTCGCCTACTGCTCAGAGGACGGTCTGGTGGTGATCACCGGGTGCGCCCACGCCGGCATCTGCTCGACGATCGCCCGTGCAAAAGAGGTCTGCGGCGAGAGCAGGATCGCCTGCGTCATCGGCGGCTTCCACCTCCTCGACGCCCCGGAAGAGCAGATCGCGGCGACAGCCCGGTATTTTGCCGGCCTCGACGCCGGCGCCGTCCACCCCTGCCACTGCACCGGGCTTGCCGCCACGATCGCCCTTGCAGGAGTGGCGAGGGTCCGAGAGACCGGCGTCGGGCTCAGGCTCTCTTTTGCCGGGCGCTCCTGACGATCGCCATCAGTTCCCATCCGAGGGCCTCGGCCCTCTTCTCGTTCGACATCAGGGTGTCGAGGCGGAGGCTGCCCGGCACCTCGCAGGTGTCCCGCACGTCCTGGACAAAGACGTCGACGAAATCTTTGTAGAGCGCATGGGTCCCGGCGGACGAGGGCTCCATCCCCCACGCCTCCATCAGGGCGGCGGCCGGGCCCGAGACGGGCTTGTCGCCGATGAACGGCGAGATCGCAATGACGAATTTCTCCTGTAACGCCTCCCTCACGCCCCTGCACTCCAGGATCGGGGAGATGCTCGTCACCGGGTTGGACGGGCCAAGTATAACGGCGTCCGCCTCCCTGATCGCCGCGAGCACCCCGGGGGTCGCCTGCGGGTTCGCCTCGCCCATCCTGACGACGCCGTCGATATCCACCTCGCCCCGGTGGCCGACCCAGTACTCCTGGAAATGCATCGGCCCGCTGTCGGTCTCCACGTAGGTCGTCACCTCGGCATCGGTCATCGGGAGCACCTGCGCCTCCACGCCCAGGGTTCTGGCGATCGCCGCCGTCGCCGCCGTGAGGGTGGCGCCGTTCCAGAGCAGGTGCGCCCGCGCGATGTGCACGGCCCGGTCCTTGTCCCCGACGGCGATGAACTCGCCCTCGTCGAACTGTTCGAGGAAACGGTGGGTCGCAAAGGTGTCGCCCCTGATCCCCCACCAGGTCTCGGTGTTGAGCAGGCCCGCGAAGAGATAGAGCACCGTGTCGATGTCAGGGGACATGTGGTTGCCCGAGATCCACATGTCCTCGGCCGTATTGACGACGACGGCGATCTCGTTGTCGTTTATGAGGTTGCGCATCCCCCGCAGGAGCTTGGGTGTGCCGGTCCCGCCGGAAAGGAAAGTAAGCATAAGAGAATAGTTTAATTGCGCATACATGAAGAATTTTAACTGACAGCCCGATGAAAATCATCAAGGACCCGGTGCACGGCGACGTTGAGGTGGGAGAGGCGGCGCTCGTCCTCCTGGACTCCCCGCCCCTCCAGCGCCTCCGCCATGTCAGGCAGCTCGGGTTCGCCCACCTGGTCTACCCGGGCGCAAACCATACCCGTTTCGAACACTGCCTCGGGACGATGCACCTCGCTTCCCTCCTCTGCCGCCACCTCGGCCTCGACCGCCGCGATGCCGACCTGGTCACCGTGGCCGCCCTCCTCCACGATATCGGCCACGGCCCCTTCTCCCATGTCTCAGAGGCCTTCATGGTCGAGATGATGGGAAAAGGGCACCAGGAGGTCGAGGGGCTCCTCCACGAGGAGCGGACGGCCGAGCGGATCGCACGCTGCGGCCTCGACCCCGCGGAGGTCGCCGCGGTCATCAACGGCCGCCACCGCTACGCCGGGATCATCCATGGCGATCTGGACGTGGACCGGATGGACTACCTCCTGCGGGACGCCCATTACACCGGCGTGCCGTACGGGATCGTCGACGCGGCGCGCCTGATCAGATCCACCGTCCTGACCGAGACCGGGATCGCCCTGGACCAGGGCGGGATCAACGCCGCCGAGTCGCTCCTGATCGCCCGGACCCTGATGCGCCCGGTGGTCTATTACCACCATGTCTCCAGGATCGCCACCTCGATGTTCCACCTCGCCCTCCTCTCCCATATCGAAGGGGGCGAGGACACCGTCGATGACCTGATGGGCATGGACGACGCCGCCCTCTTCACCCGCCTCCTCGCTTCTCCGGACAGAACCGCCCGCACCCTCGCACGGCGGCTCTACGGCCGGGACCTCTACAAACGGGCCGTGTACGTCGGGCGGGGCCAGGTGAACGCCGCCTCGGTTCAGAACCGGACCACCGTCGCCGAAAGCCGGCGGATAGCGGCGGCGATCGCCGCTGAGGCCGGCGTCGAGGAGGAGACGGTGCTCGTCGACATCCCGCCCTTCCCGAGCGAGATGTCGATGGAGGTGCGGGTGCGCGACCGGGACGCCCTCGTCGGGCTCGAACAGGTCTCGCCCCTGCTTGCGACCCTGAACGAGACGCGGCGGGAGCAGTGGCGCCTGGGGATATACACCCTCCCGGGCCAGCGGGACGGGGTCGAGAGGGCGGCGATCGAGATATTGCATATCAAAAAACCGACGCAGCAGTACAGGCTGCCAATCTGAGGGAGAACATGGGGAAAGAATATGTCATCGGGGTGACGGGCGCAAGCGGGATCGTCTACGCCCGCCGCCTCGTCGAGGTGCTCAGCGCAGAGGCGCGGGTGCACCTGGTCGTCTCTGATATTGCACGTGAGATCGCCGCCTTCGAAGGGGTGGA
Above is a window of Methanofollis tationis DNA encoding:
- a CDS encoding cation diffusion facilitator family transporter, with amino-acid sequence MAGHGTGDRAALTAAVLLTAVVMLLEVAGGYVSGSLALLSDAGHMFRDVLALLLSLGAVIIAERLPTKTRTFGYHRVEVLVAFVNGLLLIVLAGAILYEAAQRLSAPVVVGGPLMGAVGVVGLAANIAVASILHGRDDLNVRSAFLHVVGDTLSSAAVIVAALWIALTGQTFVDPLLSGAIAVVILASSYPLLRETVSVLLQYTPSGLDFEEVVGAIEGVDGVKNVHNVHLWSLCSHINILDAHVVTCASDCAATEAIKREIRRRLLAFDVRYSTLEFEAEPCPGCGEICRIEVD
- a CDS encoding MBL fold metallo-hydrolase, with the translated sequence MDLTVLCDNTTLIDRYFLGEPGLSFHIRDGETTVLFDLGYSDVFLRNAAAMGIDLLRTDVVAFSHAHLDHTWGLLPLLAHRARAVIEGQEQNPPTFLAHPAIFRSVTAGGVPEIGMPVDETTLARQGEVRLSSEPVWITDDLVFLGEIPRRFPFEGQNVVGECDGAPDTVPDDTALAYCSEDGLVVITGCAHAGICSTIARAKEVCGESRIACVIGGFHLLDAPEEQIAATARYFAGLDAGAVHPCHCTGLAATIALAGVARVRETGVGLRLSFAGRS
- the cofD gene encoding 2-phospho-L-lactate transferase — encoded protein: MLTFLSGGTGTPKLLRGMRNLINDNEIAVVVNTAEDMWISGNHMSPDIDTVLYLFAGLLNTETWWGIRGDTFATHRFLEQFDEGEFIAVGDKDRAVHIARAHLLWNGATLTAATAAIARTLGVEAQVLPMTDAEVTTYVETDSGPMHFQEYWVGHRGEVDIDGVVRMGEANPQATPGVLAAIREADAVILGPSNPVTSISPILECRGVREALQEKFVIAISPFIGDKPVSGPAAALMEAWGMEPSSAGTHALYKDFVDVFVQDVRDTCEVPGSLRLDTLMSNEKRAEALGWELMAIVRSARQKRA
- a CDS encoding HD domain-containing protein; translation: MKIIKDPVHGDVEVGEAALVLLDSPPLQRLRHVRQLGFAHLVYPGANHTRFEHCLGTMHLASLLCRHLGLDRRDADLVTVAALLHDIGHGPFSHVSEAFMVEMMGKGHQEVEGLLHEERTAERIARCGLDPAEVAAVINGRHRYAGIIHGDLDVDRMDYLLRDAHYTGVPYGIVDAARLIRSTVLTETGIALDQGGINAAESLLIARTLMRPVVYYHHVSRIATSMFHLALLSHIEGGEDTVDDLMGMDDAALFTRLLASPDRTARTLARRLYGRDLYKRAVYVGRGQVNAASVQNRTTVAESRRIAAAIAAEAGVEEETVLVDIPPFPSEMSMEVRVRDRDALVGLEQVSPLLATLNETRREQWRLGIYTLPGQRDGVERAAIEILHIKKPTQQYRLPI